The following are encoded together in the Perca flavescens isolate YP-PL-M2 chromosome 22, PFLA_1.0, whole genome shotgun sequence genome:
- the myom1b gene encoding M-protein, striated muscle isoform X3, with the protein MARRDLFTSGLEMERSEQISRRETMRESAERISLNKRIHEHGEHFKRMNEDSLMHAPEFVIKPRSHTVWEKQCVRLHCTVSGWPDPRVVWYKNNVAIDPIGNAGKYKLESRYSVHSLEINRCDFDDTAQYRVSAMNSKGELSAYASVVVKRFKGEIDESLPSPRHGPVSEYGINFQTHIVDKFGVSFGREGETMSLGCTVIIYPTLHLYQPEVQWYRDDVLLSPSKWNHMHWSGDRATLTLTHLNKEDEGLYTLRVTTKSGYETYSAYVFVKDADAEVERAPGAPLDVRCLDANKDYIIVTWKQPAVDGGDSILGYFVDRCEVGTTHWIQCNDTPVKFARFPVTGLVEGRSYLFRVRAINKSGMSRPSRVSEPVAAMDPSDRARMRGTSAPWTGQIIVTEEEPAEGVVPGRPLELQVTEATKNYVVLSWNPPGEKGLEGVMYYVEKCVSGTDSWQRVNTEIPVKSPRFALFDLAEGKSYSFRVRCCNSAGVGEPSDPTEAITVGDKLDIPSAPSKVVPTRNTDTSVVVSWVASSEAKELVGYYIEGSIEGSNVWEPCNNKPVKATRFICHGLMTGEKYVFRVRAVNAAGLSQFSPESEAVEVKAAIASPAPPYGITVLECVCDSMVLAWKQPSFIGGADITGYFVDYREVTDGVPGKWHEANIKAISDRAYRVSDLKENRKYQFQVRAANMAGVGIPSLPSNTFLCEEWTIAVPGPPHDLQVREVRNDSLVLLWKPPVYQGRDPVNGFYVDIKEADAPEEVWRGVNNKATEKTYIKIKNLKEGERFVFRVRAQNKAGVGECSDVTEPVPALTKPGTKEIVVDVNDDGIVSLNYEFCDLTPDSKFVWSKNYEEITDQSRLTIETKGNKSKAIFNTLGEEDIGIYSCLVTHTDGASSSYTLSEEELKRLLEVSHDHKFPIIPLKSELAVELLEKGKVRFWLQADKISANGKVDYIFNEKAVSQGEKYKMNFDKNTGVIEMIMESLTPADEGTFTFQLQDGKATNQSSLVLIGDVFKELQKESEFQKKEWVRKQGPHFIEYLGYEVTPECCVILKCKVGNMKKETSAHWYKDGREIKSDEHLGFTEGVLKLEIAQRDSPADTADYADGLIWRRLKISKKDAGVYEVVLKDDRGKDTSTLNLTDQGFKDLMNEVFSFIANSSTPLKITSTDQGIRLYTFVSYYNDLLQVTWHYKDSAIAFSDRIKSGVVGEQLWLQITDPTEKDMGKYAIEFNDGKGGLRRTVELSGQAFDDAFAEFQRLKAAAIAERSRARVAGGLPDVVTIQEGKALNLTCNISGDPVPEVTWLKNDREITSDDHCILKFASGKFASFIITGVTTSDSGKYSILVKNKYGTESGDFTVSVFIPEEAGGKKK; encoded by the exons ATGGCCCGCAGGGATTTGTTCACCAGTGGCTTGGAGATGGAGAGGTCAGAGCAGATCTCCAGGAGGGAGACCATGCGCGAGTCGGCGGAACGCATCTCTCTGAACAAAAGG ATCCATGAACACGGGGAACACTTTAAGCGCATGAACGAAGACAGCCTGATGCACGCCCCAGAGTTTGTGATTAAACCACGGTCCCACACTGTGTGGGAGAAGCAGTGTGTGCGACTGCATTGCACTGTCAGTGGCTGGCCCGACCCACGGGTCGTCTG GTACAAAAATAATGTGGCAATTGACCCGATTGGCAATGCTGGGAAGTATAAACTTGAGAGCAGATACAGCGTGCACTCACTGGAGATTAACAG ATGTGATTTTGATGACACGGCGCAGTATCGCGTCTCTGCCATGAACTCCAAGGGAGAGCTGTCTGCATATGCCTCTGTCGTTGTTAAAA GGTTCAAAGGGGAAATTGATGAGTCCCTGCCATCCCCCAGAC ATGGCCCAGTGTCTGAGTATGGCATCAACTTCCAGACTCACATTGTTGATAAATTTGGTGTGTCGTTTGGAAGAGAGGGTGAGACCATGAGTCTGGGATGTACGGTCATCATTTACCCTACCCTGCACCTCTACCAGCCAGAGGTCCAGTGGTACAGAGACG ATGTTCTGCTGTCTCCTTCTAAATGGAACCACATGCACTGGAGTGGAGATCGAGCCACGCTGACACTCACACACCTCAACAAAGAGGAcgaggggctctacaccttgcGTGTCACCACCAAGTCTGGATATGAAACCTACTCCGCCTACGTTTTTGTCAAAG atGCTGATGCTGAGGTTGAAAGAGCTCCCGGTGCCCCTCTGGATGTGCGCTGTCTGGATGCCAACAAGGATTACATTATTGTCACCTGGAAGCAGCCAGCGGTTGATGGTGGCGACTCCATCCTGGGCTACTTTGTGGAcag ATGTGAGGTTGGAACCACCCACTGGATCCAGTGCAATGACACTCCGGTTAAGTTTGCCCGTTTCCCCGTCACTGGCCTGGTGGAGGGCCGTTCCTATTTGTTCCGTGTGCGCGCCATCAACAAGAGCGGCATGAGCCGCCCGTCCCGAGTCTCTGAGCCAGTGGCTGCCATGGACCCATCAGACCGCGCCCGCATGAGAG GTACATCTGCTCCTTGGACTGGCCAAATCATTGTCACAGAGGAGGAGCCTGCAG AGGGCGTTGTTCCTGGCAGACCTCTTGAGCTGCAGGTGACAGAGGCAACCAAGAACTATGTGGTGCTGAGCTGGAACCCACCTGGAGAGAAAGGCCTCGAGGGTGTCATGTACTATGTGGAAAAG TGTGTTTCGGGCACAGACAGCTGGCAGAGGGTGAACACAGAGATCCCAGTCAAGTCTCCTCGCTTTGCGCTGTTTGATCTCGCCGAGGGGAAATCCTACAGCTTCCGGGTCCGATGCTGCAACTCTGCCGGTGTCGGCGAGCCATCTGACCCAACGGAGGCCATCACTGTTGGCGACAAgcttg ATATCCCATCTGCCCCAAGCAAAGTTGTTCCTaccagaaacacagacacatcagtGGTTGTGTCTTGGGTAGCATCCAGTGAGGCCAAAGAGTTGGTGGGCTACTACATTGAGGGGAGCATTGAGGGCAGCAATGTGTGGGAGCCATGCAACAACAAGCCTGTAAAGGCTACCAG GTTCATCTGCCATGGTCTGATGACGGGAGAGAAGTACGTGTTCAGGGTGAGGGCAGTAAACGCAGCAGGGCTCAGCCAGTTCTCCCCGGAGTCTGAGGCTGTGGAGGTGAAGGCTGCTATAG CATCCCCTGCTCCACCCTATGGCATCACTGtcctggagtgtgtgtgtgactccatGGTGCTGGCCTGGAAACAGCCAAGCTTCATTGGCGGTGCTGACATCACTGGCTACTTTGTGGATTACCGTGAGGTCACTGATGGCGTGCCGGGGAAGTGGCACGAGGCTAACATCAAGGCTATCAGTGATAGGGCCTACAGG GTGTCTGACCTAAAGGAGAACAGGAAGTACCAGTTCCAGGTGCGCGCAGCCAACATGGCAGGTGTGGGCATCCCTTCACTGCCCAGTAACACCTTCCTGTGCGAGGAGTGGACCATCGCCGTGCCAG GACCTCCTCATGACCTGCAGGTAAGAGAGGTGCGAAACGACTCTCTGGTGTTGCTATGGAAACCACCTGTGTACCAGGGCCGCGATCCGGTCAACGGATTCTATGTCGACATCAAGGAAGCGGACGCACCAGAGGAGGTGTGGAGAGGAGTCAACAACAAGGCTACGGAGAAGACGTACATCAAG ATTAAGAATctgaaggaaggagagaggttTGTGTTCCGTGTGCGCGCTCAGAATAAAGCCGGTGTTGGAGAATGCTCAGACGTGACAGAGCCGGTCCCAGCTCTCACCAAACCAG GCACCAAGGAGATAGTAGTCGATGTTAATGATGACGGCATCGTCTCCCTAAACTATGAATTCTGTGACTTGACCCCCGACTCTAAATTTGTGTGGTCCAAGAATTACGAGGAAATCACAGACCAATCCCGCCTGACAATAGAGACCAAGGGAAACAA ATCCAAAGCCATTTTCAACACTCTTGGGGAGGAGGACATTGGCATTTACTCATGTCTTGTCACCCACACTGATGGTGCTTCATCCAGCTACACTCTCTCTGAGGAAG AGTTGAAAAGGCTGCTGGAGGTCAGTCATGACCACAAATTCCCCA TTATTCCCCTGAAGTCAGAGTTGGCTGTGGAGCTGCTGGAGAAGGGTAAGGTTCGCTTTTGGCTGCAGGCGGACAAGATTTCAGCTAACGGCAAAGTTGATTATATCTTCAACGAAAAGGCTGTCTCCCAGGGGGAG AAATACAAGATGAACTTTGACAAGAACACCGGCGTGATTGAGATGATCATGGAGAGTCTGACTCCAGCAGATGAGGGCACCTTCACCTTCCAGTTGCAGGATGGGAAAGCTACCAACCAGTCCAGCTTGGTACTGATAGGAGACG TGTTCAAGGAGCTGCAGAAGGAATCAGAGTTTCAGAAGAAAGAATGGGTCAGAAAGCAAG GTCCTCACTTTATTGAGTATTTGGGTTACGAGGTGACACCAGAGTGCTGCGTTATACTGAAATGCAAG GTCGGCAACATGAAGAAGGAGACCTCTGCGCATTGGTACAAAGACGGACGCGAGATCAAATCAGACGAGCATCTCGGCTTCACTGAGGGAGTGCTGAAACTGGAAATTGCTCAG CGCGACTCCCCTGCAGACACAGCAGACTATGCCGACGGCCTAATCTGGAGAAGACTAAAA ATTTCCAAGAAGGATGCTGGTGTGTATGAGGTCGTTCTGAAGGATGACAGAGGAAAGGACACTTCTACGTTGAATTTGACGGATCAAG GTTTCAAGGACTTGATGAATGAAGTTTTCAGTTTCATCG CCAATTCGTCCACTCCTCTGAAGATCACAAGCACAGATCAGGGCATCCGCCTCTACACCTTTGTCAGCTACTACAACGATTTACTCCAAGTGACATGGCACTACAA GGATTCAGCCATTGCCTTTTCTGACCGTATAAAGAGTGGTGTGGTGGGAGAGCAGCTGTGGCTGCAGATCACAGATCCCACAGAGAAAGACATGGGCAAATATGCCATTGAGTTCAACGATGGAAAAGGTGGCCTGAGAAGGACCGTTGAGCTGTCTGGTCAAG catTTGACGATGCTTTTGCAGAATTCCAGAGACTCAA AGCTGCTGCTATTGCAGAGAGAA GTCGTGCTCGAGTAGCAGGAGGCCTGCCTGATGTGGTCACTATACAGGAGGGCAAG GCTCTCAATCTCACTTGCAACATTTCGGGCGACCCTGTGCCAGAGGTCACATGGCTGAAGAATGACAGGGAGATCACGTCCGACGACCACTGCATCCTCAAGTTTGCGTCAGGCAAGTTTGCCAGCTTCATCATCACCGGCGTGACCACGTCGGACTCGGGCAAGTACAGCATCCTGGTGAAGAACAAGTACGGCACAGAGAGCGGGGACTTCACCGTAAGTGTCTTCATCCCTGAAGAGGCGGGCggcaagaaaaaataa
- the myom1b gene encoding M-protein, striated muscle isoform X4, producing the protein MNEDSLMHAPEFVIKPRSHTVWEKQCVRLHCTVSGWPDPRVVWYKNNVAIDPIGNAGKYKLESRYSVHSLEINRCDFDDTAQYRVSAMNSKGELSAYASVVVKRFKGEIDESLPSPRHGPVSEYGINFQTHIVDKFGVSFGREGETMSLGCTVIIYPTLHLYQPEVQWYRDDVLLSPSKWNHMHWSGDRATLTLTHLNKEDEGLYTLRVTTKSGYETYSAYVFVKDADAEVERAPGAPLDVRCLDANKDYIIVTWKQPAVDGGDSILGYFVDRCEVGTTHWIQCNDTPVKFARFPVTGLVEGRSYLFRVRAINKSGMSRPSRVSEPVAAMDPSDRARMRGTSAPWTGQIIVTEEEPAEGVVPGRPLELQVTEATKNYVVLSWNPPGEKGLEGVMYYVEKCVSGTDSWQRVNTEIPVKSPRFALFDLAEGKSYSFRVRCCNSAGVGEPSDPTEAITVGDKLDIPSAPSKVVPTRNTDTSVVVSWVASSEAKELVGYYIEGSIEGSNVWEPCNNKPVKATRFICHGLMTGEKYVFRVRAVNAAGLSQFSPESEAVEVKAAIASPAPPYGITVLECVCDSMVLAWKQPSFIGGADITGYFVDYREVTDGVPGKWHEANIKAISDRAYRVSDLKENRKYQFQVRAANMAGVGIPSLPSNTFLCEEWTIAVPGPPHDLQVREVRNDSLVLLWKPPVYQGRDPVNGFYVDIKEADAPEEVWRGVNNKATEKTYIKIKNLKEGERFVFRVRAQNKAGVGECSDVTEPVPALTKPGTKEIVVDVNDDGIVSLNYEFCDLTPDSKFVWSKNYEEITDQSRLTIETKGNKSKAIFNTLGEEDIGIYSCLVTHTDGASSSYTLSEEELKRLLEVSHDHKFPIIPLKSELAVELLEKGKVRFWLQADKISANGKVDYIFNEKAVSQGEKYKMNFDKNTGVIEMIMESLTPADEGTFTFQLQDGKATNQSSLVLIGDVFKELQKESEFQKKEWVRKQGPHFIEYLGYEVTPECCVILKCKVGNMKKETSAHWYKDGREIKSDEHLGFTEGVLKLEIAQRDSPADTADYADGLIWRRLKISKKDAGVYEVVLKDDRGKDTSTLNLTDQGFKDLMNEVFSFIANSSTPLKITSTDQGIRLYTFVSYYNDLLQVTWHYKDSAIAFSDRIKSGVVGEQLWLQITDPTEKDMGKYAIEFNDGKGGLRRTVELSGQAFDDAFAEFQRLKAAAIAERSRARVAGGLPDVVTIQEGKALNLTCNISGDPVPEVTWLKNDREITSDDHCILKFASGKFASFIITGVTTSDSGKYSILVKNKYGTESGDFTVSVFIPEEAGGKKK; encoded by the exons ATGAACGAAGACAGCCTGATGCACGCCCCAGAGTTTGTGATTAAACCACGGTCCCACACTGTGTGGGAGAAGCAGTGTGTGCGACTGCATTGCACTGTCAGTGGCTGGCCCGACCCACGGGTCGTCTG GTACAAAAATAATGTGGCAATTGACCCGATTGGCAATGCTGGGAAGTATAAACTTGAGAGCAGATACAGCGTGCACTCACTGGAGATTAACAG ATGTGATTTTGATGACACGGCGCAGTATCGCGTCTCTGCCATGAACTCCAAGGGAGAGCTGTCTGCATATGCCTCTGTCGTTGTTAAAA GGTTCAAAGGGGAAATTGATGAGTCCCTGCCATCCCCCAGAC ATGGCCCAGTGTCTGAGTATGGCATCAACTTCCAGACTCACATTGTTGATAAATTTGGTGTGTCGTTTGGAAGAGAGGGTGAGACCATGAGTCTGGGATGTACGGTCATCATTTACCCTACCCTGCACCTCTACCAGCCAGAGGTCCAGTGGTACAGAGACG ATGTTCTGCTGTCTCCTTCTAAATGGAACCACATGCACTGGAGTGGAGATCGAGCCACGCTGACACTCACACACCTCAACAAAGAGGAcgaggggctctacaccttgcGTGTCACCACCAAGTCTGGATATGAAACCTACTCCGCCTACGTTTTTGTCAAAG atGCTGATGCTGAGGTTGAAAGAGCTCCCGGTGCCCCTCTGGATGTGCGCTGTCTGGATGCCAACAAGGATTACATTATTGTCACCTGGAAGCAGCCAGCGGTTGATGGTGGCGACTCCATCCTGGGCTACTTTGTGGAcag ATGTGAGGTTGGAACCACCCACTGGATCCAGTGCAATGACACTCCGGTTAAGTTTGCCCGTTTCCCCGTCACTGGCCTGGTGGAGGGCCGTTCCTATTTGTTCCGTGTGCGCGCCATCAACAAGAGCGGCATGAGCCGCCCGTCCCGAGTCTCTGAGCCAGTGGCTGCCATGGACCCATCAGACCGCGCCCGCATGAGAG GTACATCTGCTCCTTGGACTGGCCAAATCATTGTCACAGAGGAGGAGCCTGCAG AGGGCGTTGTTCCTGGCAGACCTCTTGAGCTGCAGGTGACAGAGGCAACCAAGAACTATGTGGTGCTGAGCTGGAACCCACCTGGAGAGAAAGGCCTCGAGGGTGTCATGTACTATGTGGAAAAG TGTGTTTCGGGCACAGACAGCTGGCAGAGGGTGAACACAGAGATCCCAGTCAAGTCTCCTCGCTTTGCGCTGTTTGATCTCGCCGAGGGGAAATCCTACAGCTTCCGGGTCCGATGCTGCAACTCTGCCGGTGTCGGCGAGCCATCTGACCCAACGGAGGCCATCACTGTTGGCGACAAgcttg ATATCCCATCTGCCCCAAGCAAAGTTGTTCCTaccagaaacacagacacatcagtGGTTGTGTCTTGGGTAGCATCCAGTGAGGCCAAAGAGTTGGTGGGCTACTACATTGAGGGGAGCATTGAGGGCAGCAATGTGTGGGAGCCATGCAACAACAAGCCTGTAAAGGCTACCAG GTTCATCTGCCATGGTCTGATGACGGGAGAGAAGTACGTGTTCAGGGTGAGGGCAGTAAACGCAGCAGGGCTCAGCCAGTTCTCCCCGGAGTCTGAGGCTGTGGAGGTGAAGGCTGCTATAG CATCCCCTGCTCCACCCTATGGCATCACTGtcctggagtgtgtgtgtgactccatGGTGCTGGCCTGGAAACAGCCAAGCTTCATTGGCGGTGCTGACATCACTGGCTACTTTGTGGATTACCGTGAGGTCACTGATGGCGTGCCGGGGAAGTGGCACGAGGCTAACATCAAGGCTATCAGTGATAGGGCCTACAGG GTGTCTGACCTAAAGGAGAACAGGAAGTACCAGTTCCAGGTGCGCGCAGCCAACATGGCAGGTGTGGGCATCCCTTCACTGCCCAGTAACACCTTCCTGTGCGAGGAGTGGACCATCGCCGTGCCAG GACCTCCTCATGACCTGCAGGTAAGAGAGGTGCGAAACGACTCTCTGGTGTTGCTATGGAAACCACCTGTGTACCAGGGCCGCGATCCGGTCAACGGATTCTATGTCGACATCAAGGAAGCGGACGCACCAGAGGAGGTGTGGAGAGGAGTCAACAACAAGGCTACGGAGAAGACGTACATCAAG ATTAAGAATctgaaggaaggagagaggttTGTGTTCCGTGTGCGCGCTCAGAATAAAGCCGGTGTTGGAGAATGCTCAGACGTGACAGAGCCGGTCCCAGCTCTCACCAAACCAG GCACCAAGGAGATAGTAGTCGATGTTAATGATGACGGCATCGTCTCCCTAAACTATGAATTCTGTGACTTGACCCCCGACTCTAAATTTGTGTGGTCCAAGAATTACGAGGAAATCACAGACCAATCCCGCCTGACAATAGAGACCAAGGGAAACAA ATCCAAAGCCATTTTCAACACTCTTGGGGAGGAGGACATTGGCATTTACTCATGTCTTGTCACCCACACTGATGGTGCTTCATCCAGCTACACTCTCTCTGAGGAAG AGTTGAAAAGGCTGCTGGAGGTCAGTCATGACCACAAATTCCCCA TTATTCCCCTGAAGTCAGAGTTGGCTGTGGAGCTGCTGGAGAAGGGTAAGGTTCGCTTTTGGCTGCAGGCGGACAAGATTTCAGCTAACGGCAAAGTTGATTATATCTTCAACGAAAAGGCTGTCTCCCAGGGGGAG AAATACAAGATGAACTTTGACAAGAACACCGGCGTGATTGAGATGATCATGGAGAGTCTGACTCCAGCAGATGAGGGCACCTTCACCTTCCAGTTGCAGGATGGGAAAGCTACCAACCAGTCCAGCTTGGTACTGATAGGAGACG TGTTCAAGGAGCTGCAGAAGGAATCAGAGTTTCAGAAGAAAGAATGGGTCAGAAAGCAAG GTCCTCACTTTATTGAGTATTTGGGTTACGAGGTGACACCAGAGTGCTGCGTTATACTGAAATGCAAG GTCGGCAACATGAAGAAGGAGACCTCTGCGCATTGGTACAAAGACGGACGCGAGATCAAATCAGACGAGCATCTCGGCTTCACTGAGGGAGTGCTGAAACTGGAAATTGCTCAG CGCGACTCCCCTGCAGACACAGCAGACTATGCCGACGGCCTAATCTGGAGAAGACTAAAA ATTTCCAAGAAGGATGCTGGTGTGTATGAGGTCGTTCTGAAGGATGACAGAGGAAAGGACACTTCTACGTTGAATTTGACGGATCAAG GTTTCAAGGACTTGATGAATGAAGTTTTCAGTTTCATCG CCAATTCGTCCACTCCTCTGAAGATCACAAGCACAGATCAGGGCATCCGCCTCTACACCTTTGTCAGCTACTACAACGATTTACTCCAAGTGACATGGCACTACAA GGATTCAGCCATTGCCTTTTCTGACCGTATAAAGAGTGGTGTGGTGGGAGAGCAGCTGTGGCTGCAGATCACAGATCCCACAGAGAAAGACATGGGCAAATATGCCATTGAGTTCAACGATGGAAAAGGTGGCCTGAGAAGGACCGTTGAGCTGTCTGGTCAAG catTTGACGATGCTTTTGCAGAATTCCAGAGACTCAA AGCTGCTGCTATTGCAGAGAGAA GTCGTGCTCGAGTAGCAGGAGGCCTGCCTGATGTGGTCACTATACAGGAGGGCAAG GCTCTCAATCTCACTTGCAACATTTCGGGCGACCCTGTGCCAGAGGTCACATGGCTGAAGAATGACAGGGAGATCACGTCCGACGACCACTGCATCCTCAAGTTTGCGTCAGGCAAGTTTGCCAGCTTCATCATCACCGGCGTGACCACGTCGGACTCGGGCAAGTACAGCATCCTGGTGAAGAACAAGTACGGCACAGAGAGCGGGGACTTCACCGTAAGTGTCTTCATCCCTGAAGAGGCGGGCggcaagaaaaaataa